One genomic region from Arthrobacter sp. FB24 encodes:
- a CDS encoding NtaA/DmoA family FMN-dependent monooxygenase (This protein belongs to a clade of FMN-dependent monooxygenases, within a broader family of flavin-dependent oxidoreductases, the luciferase-like monooxygenase (LMM) family, some of whose members use coenzyme F420 rather than FMN.), with protein sequence MTQHSRAKYKPSGKLQFGIFFQGVNSGTIWKAAESGSQTDFESFRRIAQTAERGLFAAFFLGEGLRLREHLGRPHELDVAGRPDAQTMLAALAAVTSNIGLVATQNTTYNDPADLAHRLSSLDLLSGGRAAWNIVTTDNAWTGANFRRGGYLDHADRYTQAEAFVETAKQIWDSHDPAAGGWRRVVHEGQHYTVDVTPRLPRSAQYRPVLFQAGDSPEGRDFAARQADVIFSAHPKLDDALDFRRDIVERTLNAGRGANDVKIMPASEFILAATPEEARDKKAWVRSLQIGPQQAIAYLEQFWGRELGGYDPDGPLPEIDPVVEETSETRGSGFHGAKARQLADQWRAEAKEKGLSIRQFVSAKTSRVDATFNGSYTEVADRLVEYARTGAVDGFNISPWLIPTGLDDIVNHLVPALQERGVYPTGYAGCTLRENLGLSTPERPGTDSADVVAEPSAARA encoded by the coding sequence ATGACACAACACAGCCGTGCTAAATACAAGCCGAGCGGGAAGCTCCAGTTCGGCATCTTCTTCCAGGGCGTCAACTCGGGAACCATCTGGAAGGCCGCTGAATCCGGCTCACAGACGGACTTCGAATCATTCCGCCGCATCGCCCAGACAGCTGAACGGGGCCTCTTCGCCGCGTTCTTCCTGGGTGAAGGCCTCCGGCTCCGCGAGCACCTCGGGCGCCCGCATGAACTGGACGTTGCGGGGCGGCCCGACGCCCAGACCATGCTCGCAGCCCTGGCCGCGGTGACGTCCAACATCGGACTGGTCGCCACCCAGAACACCACCTACAACGACCCGGCGGACCTGGCACACCGGCTGTCCTCGCTGGACCTGCTCTCCGGCGGGCGGGCGGCATGGAACATCGTGACCACGGACAACGCCTGGACCGGCGCCAACTTCCGCCGCGGCGGTTATCTTGACCACGCTGACCGCTACACGCAAGCCGAGGCCTTCGTGGAGACCGCCAAGCAGATCTGGGACTCGCATGATCCTGCCGCAGGCGGGTGGCGGCGGGTGGTCCACGAGGGACAGCACTACACCGTGGACGTGACACCGCGCCTGCCCCGCAGCGCCCAGTACCGGCCCGTCCTGTTCCAGGCCGGGGACTCCCCGGAAGGCCGGGACTTCGCCGCACGGCAGGCCGACGTCATTTTCTCCGCCCACCCCAAGCTCGACGACGCCCTGGACTTCCGGCGCGACATCGTGGAGCGGACGCTGAACGCAGGACGCGGGGCTAACGACGTCAAGATCATGCCAGCCAGCGAGTTCATCCTGGCCGCGACGCCCGAGGAAGCCCGGGACAAGAAAGCCTGGGTCCGTAGCCTCCAGATCGGCCCGCAGCAGGCCATCGCCTACCTGGAACAGTTCTGGGGGCGCGAACTGGGTGGCTACGATCCGGACGGGCCGCTGCCGGAGATTGATCCGGTGGTGGAGGAAACCTCCGAGACCCGCGGCAGCGGCTTCCACGGGGCCAAAGCGCGGCAGCTGGCAGACCAGTGGCGGGCCGAAGCCAAGGAAAAGGGACTGTCCATCCGCCAGTTCGTCTCGGCCAAGACCAGCCGCGTGGACGCCACGTTCAACGGGTCCTACACCGAAGTGGCCGACCGGCTGGTGGAGTATGCCCGGACCGGTGCCGTGGACGGCTTCAACATCTCACCATGGCTGATCCCGACCGGCCTGGATGACATCGTCAACCACCTGGTGCCCGCACTGCAGGAACGCGGCGTCTACCCCACCGGATATGCCGGCTGCACGCTGCGGGAGAACCTGGGCCTGTCAACGCCGGAGCGTCCCGGCACGGACTCCGCCGACGTGGTTGCCGAGCCCTCGGCCGCGAGGGCCTGA
- a CDS encoding helix-turn-helix transcriptional regulator, protein MTPQELANLAHLRRARDLIDRDFARALDVPTMARKALMSPAHFSRQFRAAYGETPYSYLMTRRIERAMALLRGGMSVTDACMAVGCTSLGSFSSRFTELVGESPSAYRVREHSAVEAMPGCVARLATRPSRRPSGAGPGRQVSSIREAALTPAE, encoded by the coding sequence ATGACCCCGCAAGAGCTCGCCAACCTGGCGCACCTGCGCCGGGCGCGGGACCTGATCGACAGGGACTTCGCCCGGGCCTTGGATGTGCCCACCATGGCGCGCAAGGCCCTGATGTCACCGGCGCATTTCTCCCGGCAGTTCCGCGCCGCCTACGGCGAGACTCCCTACAGCTACCTGATGACCCGCCGTATCGAGCGGGCCATGGCGCTGCTCCGGGGCGGCATGAGCGTGACCGATGCCTGCATGGCCGTGGGTTGTACCTCGCTGGGCTCGTTCAGCTCGCGCTTCACGGAACTCGTGGGCGAATCGCCCAGTGCGTACCGGGTCCGGGAGCACAGCGCAGTGGAAGCGATGCCGGGCTGCGTGGCCAGGCTTGCCACGCGGCCCAGCCGGCGACCCTCCGGCGCCGGGCCCGGCCGCCAAGTGAGCAGTATTCGAGAAGCGGCGCTGACGCCCGCCGAATAA
- a CDS encoding LLM class flavin-dependent oxidoreductase, whose product MSNPIHTPGGRGFLALELDGASGDPAEGDTAGGAPALAAAVLAAESAGFHAVTFRDAPEEGRLNALQRAAFAGPLTRRIALIPEMDTAYTEPFHASTQLASLDYVSGGRAGWIATAADDRAAAAAVGRTYVTDDGLAREAAASIEAGRRLWDSWEDDAVIRDVASGRYLDAGKLHYVDFDGPGYSVKGPSIIPRPLQGQLPVLVPAPLVGDGLVEPSAVDAVLVSAPTVELLVDEVRDVRARLGGGSPAVVVELDVILDARGQTAAQRLGGGQRAGRRPDGAAADGTQRARFAGSAAELAEMLAEVLEAADGVRLYPAVLDVDFEELARLVLPELRRRGVLAPVPQDGTFRDLLGLERPASRYAATAVRN is encoded by the coding sequence ATGAGCAACCCAATCCACACCCCCGGAGGCCGGGGCTTCCTGGCGCTGGAACTCGACGGCGCCAGCGGCGACCCAGCCGAGGGAGACACAGCAGGAGGTGCCCCGGCGCTCGCGGCAGCAGTGCTGGCCGCCGAGTCGGCCGGTTTCCACGCCGTGACGTTCCGGGATGCGCCGGAGGAGGGGCGGCTCAACGCGTTGCAGCGCGCCGCCTTCGCCGGCCCGCTGACCCGGCGGATAGCGCTGATCCCGGAGATGGATACGGCCTACACCGAGCCCTTCCACGCCTCCACCCAGCTGGCCAGCCTGGACTATGTCAGCGGCGGCCGTGCCGGCTGGATTGCAACAGCGGCCGACGACCGCGCTGCGGCCGCTGCGGTCGGACGCACGTATGTCACGGACGACGGCCTTGCCCGGGAGGCCGCTGCCTCCATCGAGGCCGGTCGCAGGCTGTGGGACTCCTGGGAGGACGACGCCGTGATCCGCGACGTCGCCAGCGGACGCTATCTCGACGCGGGCAAGCTGCATTACGTGGACTTTGACGGTCCCGGCTACTCGGTGAAGGGACCGTCCATCATCCCCCGTCCGCTGCAAGGGCAGCTGCCGGTGCTTGTACCGGCACCGCTGGTGGGCGACGGCCTGGTTGAGCCCTCCGCGGTGGACGCGGTCCTGGTGTCTGCTCCCACTGTTGAGCTCCTCGTGGACGAGGTCCGTGATGTGCGGGCGCGGCTGGGCGGCGGATCGCCCGCAGTGGTGGTGGAGCTCGACGTCATTCTGGACGCCCGCGGACAGACCGCTGCCCAGCGGCTCGGGGGAGGACAGCGCGCCGGCCGGCGGCCGGACGGCGCCGCGGCTGACGGTACCCAGCGGGCACGCTTCGCCGGGTCCGCCGCCGAATTGGCCGAGATGCTGGCGGAAGTGCTGGAAGCGGCTGACGGCGTCCGGCTGTATCCGGCCGTGCTCGACGTCGACTTCGAAGAACTGGCCCGGCTGGTGCTGCCGGAACTCCGGCGCAGGGGAGTGCTCGCCCCGGTGCCGCAGGACGGCACCTTCAGGGACCTGCTGGGCCTCGAACGGCCGGCCAGCCGCTACGCCGCAACCGCCGTTCGAAATTAG
- a CDS encoding amino acid ABC transporter permease has translation MSSTATRAAQSAAGPASAGTDASVPNSGPSGEPGGPQVPEARQPATDYADYRLVPSRHPWRWVGTAVVALGVAAVVWSLATNPRWEWGVVAQWFTAQSVVNGLVETLKLTAISGALGFVLGFILALMRLSASPLLVSVSWTFSWIFRSTPLLVQMLLWYNLGYLYEKISLGIPFTDVRFFEVQTTTLISQFAAAVLGLTLNQAAYSAEIIRGGILSVDQGQLEAAAALGIPAWRRSTRIVLPQAMRAILPTAFNEIIGLVKGTSIVYVLAYSELFYTVQVIYNRTQQVLPLLLVATLWYVVITSVLSVFQYYIERHYSKGAVRTLPMTPLQKARRFFATHAAVTDNRARSTR, from the coding sequence ATGAGTTCAACAGCAACCCGGGCAGCGCAGTCCGCAGCTGGGCCGGCGTCCGCCGGAACTGACGCAAGTGTTCCCAATTCCGGCCCGTCCGGTGAGCCGGGCGGCCCCCAGGTACCCGAAGCCCGCCAGCCCGCCACCGACTACGCGGACTACCGGCTGGTCCCGTCCCGCCACCCGTGGCGCTGGGTGGGTACCGCAGTGGTGGCACTCGGGGTCGCCGCAGTGGTGTGGTCGCTGGCCACCAACCCGCGCTGGGAATGGGGTGTGGTGGCCCAGTGGTTCACCGCGCAGTCCGTAGTCAACGGGCTGGTGGAAACTCTCAAGCTGACCGCCATCTCCGGTGCCCTCGGGTTCGTCCTGGGCTTCATCCTCGCCCTGATGCGCCTGTCCGCTTCCCCGCTGCTGGTCTCGGTGTCCTGGACCTTTTCCTGGATCTTCCGCTCCACCCCGCTCCTGGTGCAGATGCTCCTTTGGTACAACCTTGGCTACCTCTACGAGAAGATCAGCCTGGGAATTCCCTTCACGGACGTCCGTTTCTTCGAAGTCCAGACCACCACCCTGATCAGCCAGTTCGCGGCAGCAGTCCTCGGCCTGACCCTGAACCAGGCGGCGTACTCGGCGGAGATCATCCGCGGCGGCATCCTCTCGGTGGACCAGGGCCAGCTGGAAGCAGCAGCCGCCCTGGGCATTCCCGCCTGGCGCCGCTCCACCCGGATCGTCCTGCCGCAGGCCATGCGGGCCATCCTGCCCACGGCCTTCAACGAGATCATCGGCCTCGTCAAGGGAACGTCCATCGTCTACGTCCTGGCGTATTCGGAGCTGTTCTACACCGTCCAGGTCATCTACAACAGGACCCAGCAGGTTCTTCCCCTGCTGCTCGTGGCCACCCTCTGGTACGTCGTGATCACCTCCGTGCTCAGCGTTTTCCAGTACTACATCGAACGGCACTATTCGAAGGGCGCCGTGCGGACCCTCCCGATGACCCCGCTCCAGAAGGCCCGCAGGTTCTTCGCCACCCACGCTGCCGTTACCGACAACCGAGCAAGGAGCACCCGATGA
- a CDS encoding DUF1684 domain-containing protein, producing the protein MPTSTHTETSFAAAWAEWHAAHEGLRAAAHGFLAVTHLHWLGAEPARLDGVPGTWNVEDGAVRLVLAEGENLQQDGRELNPDGGSATVLFGPIAERGGINLAAGDTVVELAKRGGEYIVRPRRADNPLLREYRGTPAYAPDPAYAVEGIFVPFDEPRATTVGAAVEGIQHLYEAPGQVRFRLGGRDLALTAFTGNAPGSLSVLFTDETSGKTTYAANRSLTVAAPGLDGRVSLDFNRSVNLPCAYTDLATCPLPPAENRLPVAVEAGEKTPTERQDAR; encoded by the coding sequence ATGCCCACGTCTACGCACACTGAAACTTCGTTCGCCGCGGCCTGGGCCGAGTGGCATGCCGCCCATGAGGGGCTCCGCGCTGCCGCACACGGGTTCCTCGCCGTCACCCACCTGCACTGGCTGGGCGCTGAGCCGGCGCGGCTGGACGGCGTTCCCGGCACCTGGAACGTGGAGGACGGCGCCGTCCGGCTGGTTTTGGCCGAAGGCGAGAACCTGCAGCAGGACGGCAGGGAACTCAACCCCGACGGCGGCAGCGCCACCGTGTTGTTCGGTCCCATCGCGGAACGCGGCGGCATCAACCTGGCGGCGGGGGACACCGTCGTCGAGCTCGCCAAACGAGGCGGCGAATACATCGTCCGTCCGCGCCGCGCGGACAATCCGCTGCTCCGGGAGTACCGGGGGACGCCGGCGTACGCGCCGGACCCCGCGTACGCCGTCGAGGGCATCTTTGTGCCGTTCGACGAACCGCGAGCCACCACCGTGGGCGCCGCCGTCGAGGGCATCCAGCACCTCTACGAAGCGCCGGGACAGGTCCGGTTCCGGCTGGGCGGGCGCGATCTTGCACTGACCGCGTTCACCGGCAACGCCCCGGGGAGCCTGTCGGTGCTGTTCACCGATGAAACGTCCGGCAAGACCACCTACGCGGCCAACCGCTCGCTGACCGTCGCGGCGCCCGGCCTTGACGGCAGGGTCAGCCTGGACTTCAACCGGTCGGTGAACCTGCCGTGCGCCTACACGGACCTGGCCACGTGCCCGCTGCCCCCTGCCGAGAACCGGCTGCCGGTAGCCGTCGAAGCCGGCGAGAAGACCCCCACCGAACGCCAGGACGCACGATGA
- a CDS encoding LLM class flavin-dependent oxidoreductase, which yields MKFQVLDIVPHLKNPVTGAIVSTADRLNQVVRTAQRAEELGYDSFSVGERHAGEFISSSPTTVLAAIAAVTSRIRLQSGVTVLSVLDPVRVAEDYATIDQLSRGRLELVIGKGNEVLQYPLFGLDLEDQWDLLAEKYGLLRRLWREENVTWSGRFRAALEEPATTTPRPFAGAPRVWHGSATTLTSAALAARWGDPLFTANAIQPRENYQVLIDHYREEYERHGHDPRHQYLGSGSGAGGVFIADTTQEAKRQFGPVYEALTAGRDVPGNNSPFRDIDHAVAEGPALVGSPEQVVDKILSYHELYGHDLQSISLPTTLPFEQQLDILERFALEVIPAVRAAAPTTLWEPEDPFAGRPESAGTTEPDAAATVTADHDNYRSYHAHVYAH from the coding sequence ATGAAATTCCAGGTCCTCGACATCGTCCCGCACCTGAAGAACCCGGTCACGGGGGCGATCGTCTCCACGGCTGACCGGCTCAACCAGGTGGTCCGGACCGCGCAGCGCGCCGAGGAGCTGGGCTACGACAGCTTCTCGGTCGGGGAGCGGCACGCCGGGGAGTTCATCTCGTCGTCGCCCACCACCGTGCTGGCCGCCATCGCCGCAGTCACCAGCCGGATCCGGTTGCAGAGCGGGGTGACCGTCCTCTCCGTCCTGGACCCCGTGCGCGTTGCGGAGGATTACGCCACGATCGACCAGCTGAGCCGGGGCCGGCTGGAACTGGTGATCGGCAAAGGCAACGAAGTGCTCCAGTACCCGTTGTTCGGACTGGACCTCGAGGACCAGTGGGACCTCCTGGCGGAAAAGTACGGGCTCCTCCGCCGGCTGTGGCGTGAGGAGAACGTCACGTGGTCCGGCCGGTTCCGGGCGGCCCTGGAAGAACCCGCCACCACCACCCCGCGGCCGTTCGCGGGTGCACCGCGCGTTTGGCACGGTTCAGCCACCACCCTGACTTCCGCCGCGCTCGCGGCCCGGTGGGGCGATCCGCTGTTCACCGCCAACGCCATCCAACCGCGGGAAAACTACCAGGTGCTGATCGATCATTACCGCGAGGAATATGAAAGGCACGGGCATGATCCGCGGCACCAGTACTTGGGATCGGGCAGCGGCGCGGGCGGAGTGTTCATTGCCGATACCACGCAGGAAGCCAAGCGGCAGTTCGGCCCCGTGTACGAGGCACTGACCGCGGGCCGCGACGTACCCGGAAACAACTCGCCGTTCCGGGACATCGACCACGCCGTCGCTGAGGGCCCTGCCCTGGTGGGCAGCCCGGAGCAGGTGGTGGACAAGATCCTCAGCTACCACGAGCTATACGGCCACGACCTCCAGTCCATCTCGCTGCCCACCACCCTGCCGTTCGAACAGCAACTCGACATCCTGGAGCGGTTCGCCCTGGAGGTCATCCCGGCCGTCCGGGCCGCCGCCCCCACCACGCTGTGGGAACCGGAGGATCCTTTCGCCGGCCGTCCGGAGTCTGCCGGAACCACCGAACCGGACGCTGCCGCCACCGTCACCGCCGACCACGACAACTACAGGAGCTACCATGCCCACGTCTACGCACACTGA
- a CDS encoding amino acid ABC transporter ATP-binding protein, with protein sequence MSTAVAAPPTTRGLVEITKVRKSFGTTEVLKGITLTVEPGGVAVIVGPSGSGKSTLLRTINHLEKVDGGFIAIDGELVGYEVRGKRLHELREKDILKQRTEIGMVFQNFNLFPHLTALENVTEAPVVAPRSGKPRLTKAEARTRGLELLDRVGLKDRADAYPRQLSGGQQQRVAIARALALDPKILLFDEPTSALDPELVNEVLDVIRELATSGTTLIIVTHEMGFARDVADTVVFMDQGQIVEQGAPQDIFTRPQEERTRSFFSKVIEPAFNI encoded by the coding sequence ATGAGCACGGCCGTCGCTGCACCCCCAACAACGCGCGGACTGGTGGAAATCACCAAGGTCCGGAAATCCTTCGGGACCACGGAAGTCCTCAAAGGCATCACCCTGACGGTGGAGCCGGGCGGTGTCGCCGTCATCGTGGGGCCGTCCGGGTCCGGCAAGTCCACCCTGCTGCGCACCATCAACCACCTGGAAAAGGTGGACGGCGGCTTCATCGCCATCGACGGCGAACTGGTGGGCTATGAGGTCCGCGGAAAGCGGCTCCATGAACTGCGCGAGAAGGACATCCTTAAGCAGCGCACCGAAATCGGCATGGTGTTCCAGAACTTCAACCTCTTCCCGCACCTCACGGCACTGGAGAACGTGACCGAAGCGCCCGTCGTCGCCCCGCGTTCCGGCAAACCGCGGCTGACCAAGGCTGAAGCCCGGACCCGCGGACTGGAGCTGCTGGACCGGGTGGGGCTGAAGGACCGCGCCGATGCCTACCCGCGCCAGCTGTCCGGCGGCCAGCAGCAACGCGTGGCGATCGCCCGGGCCCTGGCGCTGGACCCCAAGATCCTCCTCTTCGACGAGCCCACCTCGGCACTGGACCCCGAACTCGTCAACGAGGTCCTGGACGTCATCCGCGAACTTGCCACCTCCGGGACCACACTGATCATCGTCACCCACGAAATGGGCTTCGCCCGCGACGTGGCGGACACGGTGGTCTTCATGGACCAGGGGCAGATCGTGGAACAGGGCGCGCCCCAGGACATCTTCACCAGACCGCAGGAAGAACGCACCCGGAGTTTCTTCTCCAAGGTGATCGAACCCGCTTTCAATATCTAA
- a CDS encoding type 1 glutamine amidotransferase domain-containing protein: MANILMVVSAADSLTMRDGTQHPTGYWAEELVVSHQTLRDAGHTVHIATPGGAKPTVDEVSLAAESAGGQDRADGFREYLAKIDAELSAPLVLADVDPSGYDAVVMPGGHGPMADLYQDADLGRILAEADRAGKVIAPFCHGPAGLLSAVDGDGKFAFAGRHLTVFSDDEELSGGTGPNTPWFVEDVLKEKGAIVENGAAWGSNVVRDRNLITGQNPQSSEDVAKEVIKALGE; the protein is encoded by the coding sequence ATGGCAAACATTCTGATGGTCGTATCCGCTGCCGATTCCCTCACCATGCGGGACGGCACCCAGCACCCCACGGGCTACTGGGCGGAGGAGCTGGTGGTATCGCACCAGACACTGCGCGACGCAGGCCACACGGTGCATATCGCAACCCCCGGCGGAGCCAAGCCCACTGTGGACGAGGTGAGCCTCGCCGCAGAGTCGGCCGGCGGCCAGGACCGGGCGGACGGCTTCCGCGAGTACCTCGCCAAGATCGACGCCGAACTTTCCGCTCCGCTGGTGCTAGCCGACGTCGACCCCTCCGGGTACGACGCCGTGGTGATGCCGGGTGGCCACGGCCCCATGGCGGACCTCTACCAAGACGCCGACCTGGGCCGCATCCTGGCTGAGGCGGACCGGGCCGGCAAGGTCATCGCGCCGTTCTGCCACGGTCCGGCAGGCCTCCTCAGCGCCGTAGACGGCGACGGGAAGTTTGCGTTCGCCGGCCGTCACCTCACCGTTTTCTCCGACGACGAGGAACTCAGCGGCGGCACCGGACCCAACACCCCGTGGTTCGTGGAGGACGTGCTCAAGGAAAAGGGGGCCATCGTTGAGAACGGCGCCGCCTGGGGCTCCAACGTGGTCCGCGACCGGAACCTGATCACCGGGCAGAACCCGCAGTCCAGCGAGGACGTGGCAAAGGAAGTCATCAAGGCCCTCGGAGAGTAG
- a CDS encoding ABC transporter substrate-binding protein, with protein sequence MARFSLKPGVTAALAATTLLVLAACSDPGAAAAPASGPATSAAGVKQFNLSPEQNREAAAVDPAAAALVPEAIKKDGKLTVAVSPFAAPLAVYATDNKTPVGNEVDIAVALAQTLGLEADIVPTAWADWPLGVESGKYEAVLSNVTVTEERKLKFDFASYRDDKLGFYTKSDSSISKVESAPDVAGKRVIVGSGTNQESILLRWDEENKKNGLPAVEFQYYDDDSASSLALQSGRADLTFGPNATAAFKAASDAKTKLVGLVDGGWPLKASIAATTKKGNGFAAAAQAGLNHLIEDGSYAKILDRWGLSAEAVPKSELNPAGLPKK encoded by the coding sequence ATGGCCCGTTTTTCACTCAAACCCGGCGTCACCGCAGCGCTGGCAGCCACCACTTTGCTGGTGCTTGCGGCCTGCTCCGACCCCGGCGCCGCAGCGGCCCCGGCGTCCGGTCCGGCGACGTCCGCCGCAGGCGTCAAGCAGTTCAACCTCTCCCCCGAGCAGAACCGGGAGGCAGCCGCCGTTGACCCGGCAGCCGCGGCTCTGGTGCCGGAAGCCATCAAGAAAGACGGCAAGCTCACGGTGGCCGTCAGCCCCTTCGCAGCGCCGTTGGCCGTCTACGCCACGGACAACAAGACTCCGGTGGGCAACGAGGTGGATATCGCCGTCGCACTGGCCCAGACGCTGGGGCTGGAGGCTGACATCGTTCCCACCGCCTGGGCGGACTGGCCCCTCGGCGTCGAGTCCGGCAAGTACGAGGCCGTGCTATCCAATGTCACGGTGACCGAGGAGCGGAAACTCAAGTTCGATTTCGCCAGCTACCGGGACGACAAACTGGGTTTCTACACCAAGAGCGACAGCTCCATCAGCAAGGTGGAATCCGCTCCGGATGTTGCCGGGAAGCGCGTGATTGTGGGTTCGGGGACCAACCAGGAGTCCATCCTGCTGCGCTGGGATGAGGAGAACAAGAAGAACGGCCTGCCAGCGGTGGAGTTCCAGTATTACGACGACGACTCCGCCTCCTCGCTCGCCCTCCAGTCCGGACGCGCGGACCTGACGTTCGGGCCGAACGCTACGGCCGCCTTCAAGGCGGCGTCCGACGCAAAGACCAAGCTGGTAGGCCTGGTGGACGGCGGCTGGCCACTGAAGGCCAGCATCGCGGCCACCACCAAGAAGGGCAACGGCTTTGCCGCTGCCGCCCAGGCCGGCCTGAACCACCTCATCGAAGACGGCAGCTATGCCAAAATCCTGGACCGCTGGGGCCTTAGCGCGGAAGCCGTCCCGAAGTCCGAACTGAACCCGGCGGGACTGCCGAAGAAGTAG
- a CDS encoding VOC family protein — protein sequence MNISLQYCNITVDNTEKALAFYRDALGLELRNDVASGGFHWITLGSADQPGLEIVLSEPHAGRSPEDGDMMQELLTKGVLPMLVFRTDDLDATFEKVRASGAEVMQEPIDQPWGPRDCAFRDPAGNMVRIAQAPKD from the coding sequence ATGAACATTTCACTCCAGTACTGCAACATCACCGTCGATAACACCGAAAAGGCCCTCGCCTTCTACCGCGATGCCCTCGGCCTCGAATTGCGCAACGACGTAGCCTCCGGGGGCTTCCACTGGATCACGCTCGGCAGCGCGGACCAGCCGGGCCTTGAGATCGTGCTCTCCGAGCCGCATGCCGGCCGCTCCCCGGAAGACGGGGACATGATGCAGGAGCTCCTCACCAAGGGAGTCCTGCCCATGCTCGTGTTCCGCACCGACGATCTCGACGCAACCTTCGAGAAGGTGCGCGCATCCGGCGCCGAGGTCATGCAGGAGCCCATCGACCAGCCCTGGGGTCCGCGCGACTGCGCCTTCCGCGACCCCGCCGGCAACATGGTCAGGATCGCCCAGGCCCCGAAGGACTGA